In Streptomyces sp. P3, one DNA window encodes the following:
- a CDS encoding putative T7SS-secreted protein, translating to MGIGDFISDITPDSVEDAVEDGVAWVGDRVEDAGNWTADKLEDAGWQTGADWVREQSRSVANRLGAEVDEMDLGQTEDKTKLIYGSADKIRSTAEKLRGFQTSFDSAGEGLKGLDSSRLKGETAEALRTAVGTQPPKWFTGADACEKAAAALEAFAGTVTWAQGQAQTAIDKWKEGVKASEDAADAHRKKVDDYNSAVDRYNAQPADKRDLSTLPAKPSATFDDPGKKLMQDAQDLLTEARKQRNTAAETARSAVRAARDTAPEKPSYAEQLNDGMQELQIMGDHVGGGVIKGTAGILNFVRGINPMDPYNITHPAEYLTSLNSLAAGLVVAANDPVGTGKQMVTDFMKDPGEGLGRLLPDVALTVATGGGGAAVKGVRIAEDAAEAARLRRLVDDAPDGTHNTPDGDRNPGGDPVDLATGRMYLPQTDLQLPGILPLQFTRRTESGCTAGRFLGPAWTSTVDERLQIDAVGVLHITADGLLIPYPHPVPGAPTTPESGRNRTRLARDADGDYTVTDPDSGLVFRFAAPPGAEPGGDGVAWLSDVTERNGHTITVQRDADGLPLALVHSAGHRVNLSSADGLVTALSLARAGEGGADLPLMSYGYQNGNLTTVTKPSGATTTFVYDDRRRVIAWIDSNGHRYDYLYDDHDRVVAEGGEAGHVQIALTYTGPDPGTGHRTTTLTTADGHATRHLFGPGCRLLAVTDPLGHTTRFTYDPRGNLLTRTDPLGLTTAFSYDEDGRVVCAVRPDGSELRTVRGPFGLPVEVFGPDGTRVVHEFDERGNRTAVTDQAGSTTRHTYDHAGRLTSVTDALGATTRVMCDAAGLPLEVTAPDGAVTRTERDALGRPVRVTDPMGAVTRLEWHADGQLARRTGPDDATESWTYDGEGNLLAHTDACGGVSRFEYTHFDLPVARTRPDGARYTFEHDTELRLTRVTDPQGLNWTYTYDAAGDVVSETDFDGRTLTYRVDAAGRLAARTDALGGTIAFERDQLGRVVRKDVDGRVTTYVHDRAGRLLEAAGPDGELRYQYDRRGKVKTELVDGRPVSYSYDALGRRRQRTTPTGHVTSYAYGDDGRLEHLATGGHRVGFTHDAAGRELARVFGDAITVSSTWDDAGRLAAQHITAGVRAVNSRAYAYRADGHLISVADRRSGTRTFDLDPTGRVTAVHARDWTERYAYDDAGNQTSASWPSRHPGSEATGARSYTGTRVTRAGDVRFEHDALGRVVLRQKTRLSRKPDTWRYTWDPENRLTSVTTPDGTLWRYRYDPLGRRTAKQRMASDGESVVEETRFTWDGLTLCEQTSHRPDVPHTVALTWDHRAGTPLAQTERILTADARQEEIDRRFFAIATDVVGTPTELIDESGGIAWRSRSTLWGTTAWARDSSAYTPLRFPGQYYDPETGLHYNYFRHYDPETGRYTSPDPLGLAPAPNPCAYVDNPLSGSDPLGLMPKYTKEEKAQKARDDALKAMDDVIERAQDGKFKKAGNYHADDHGFSEEMVTEILKNPDAVYHSTAGSGNLIFRQGDDIVVVRADRTGAGNVITAYGSSGIKGPSGAEALGGLPSDPGGPITHADVVEGRIPAKNGFMAPAEQVR from the coding sequence GTGGGCATCGGCGACTTCATCAGTGACATCACGCCCGACTCGGTCGAGGACGCGGTCGAGGACGGCGTCGCGTGGGTCGGCGACCGGGTCGAGGACGCCGGCAACTGGACGGCCGACAAACTGGAGGACGCCGGCTGGCAGACCGGCGCGGACTGGGTGCGCGAACAGTCCCGTTCGGTCGCGAACCGACTGGGCGCCGAGGTCGACGAGATGGACCTCGGGCAGACCGAGGACAAGACCAAGCTGATCTACGGCAGCGCCGACAAGATCCGCTCCACCGCCGAGAAGCTCCGCGGCTTCCAGACCTCCTTCGACAGCGCGGGCGAGGGCCTCAAGGGCCTCGACTCGTCCCGGCTCAAGGGCGAGACGGCCGAGGCCCTGCGCACCGCGGTCGGCACCCAGCCGCCCAAGTGGTTCACCGGCGCCGACGCCTGCGAGAAGGCGGCGGCCGCGCTCGAGGCGTTCGCCGGCACCGTCACCTGGGCGCAGGGGCAGGCGCAGACGGCGATCGACAAGTGGAAGGAGGGCGTCAAGGCCTCCGAGGACGCCGCCGACGCCCACCGCAAGAAGGTCGACGACTACAACAGCGCCGTCGACCGCTACAACGCGCAGCCCGCCGACAAGCGCGACCTGTCCACGCTGCCCGCCAAGCCGTCGGCGACCTTCGACGACCCCGGCAAGAAGCTGATGCAGGACGCCCAGGACCTGCTCACCGAGGCCCGCAAGCAACGCAACACGGCGGCCGAGACCGCACGCTCCGCCGTCCGCGCCGCCCGCGACACCGCCCCCGAGAAGCCGTCCTACGCCGAGCAGTTGAACGACGGCATGCAGGAACTGCAGATCATGGGCGACCACGTCGGCGGCGGCGTCATCAAGGGCACCGCCGGCATCCTCAACTTCGTCCGCGGCATCAACCCGATGGACCCGTACAACATCACCCACCCGGCCGAGTACCTCACCTCCCTCAACAGCCTGGCCGCCGGGCTGGTCGTCGCCGCGAACGACCCGGTCGGCACCGGCAAGCAGATGGTCACCGACTTCATGAAGGACCCCGGCGAGGGCCTGGGACGGCTGCTGCCGGACGTCGCGCTGACCGTGGCCACCGGGGGCGGCGGCGCCGCGGTGAAGGGCGTGCGGATAGCGGAGGACGCCGCCGAGGCCGCACGGCTGCGCCGCCTGGTCGACGACGCCCCGGACGGGACGCACAACACCCCGGACGGCGACCGCAACCCCGGCGGCGACCCGGTGGACCTCGCCACGGGCCGGATGTACCTGCCCCAGACCGACCTCCAGCTCCCCGGCATCCTGCCGCTGCAGTTCACCCGCCGCACCGAGTCCGGCTGCACGGCCGGCCGCTTCCTGGGACCCGCCTGGACGTCCACCGTCGACGAGCGCCTGCAGATCGACGCCGTCGGCGTCCTCCACATCACCGCCGACGGACTCCTGATCCCGTACCCGCACCCGGTCCCCGGCGCGCCCACCACTCCGGAGTCGGGCCGCAACCGCACGCGACTCGCCCGGGACGCCGACGGCGACTACACGGTCACCGACCCCGACAGCGGTCTGGTCTTCCGCTTCGCCGCCCCGCCGGGGGCCGAACCCGGCGGCGACGGCGTCGCCTGGCTGTCGGACGTCACCGAGCGCAACGGCCACACGATCACCGTCCAGCGCGACGCGGACGGCCTGCCGCTGGCCCTCGTCCACTCGGCGGGCCACCGGGTGAACCTGTCGTCCGCCGACGGCCTCGTCACCGCCCTGTCCCTGGCCCGCGCGGGCGAAGGCGGCGCCGACCTGCCCCTGATGAGCTACGGCTACCAGAACGGCAACCTCACCACGGTCACCAAGCCGTCGGGCGCCACCACCACCTTCGTCTACGACGACCGCCGCCGCGTCATCGCCTGGATCGACTCCAACGGACACCGCTACGACTACCTCTACGACGACCACGACCGCGTCGTGGCGGAGGGCGGCGAGGCCGGTCACGTCCAGATCGCCCTGACCTACACCGGACCCGATCCCGGGACCGGCCACCGGACCACCACGCTCACCACCGCCGACGGGCACGCGACCCGCCACCTGTTCGGCCCCGGCTGCCGCCTGCTGGCCGTCACCGACCCGCTCGGCCACACCACCCGGTTCACCTACGACCCCCGCGGCAACCTGCTGACACGCACCGATCCGCTGGGCCTCACCACCGCCTTCTCCTACGACGAGGACGGGCGGGTCGTCTGCGCCGTCCGCCCCGACGGAAGCGAACTGCGTACGGTGCGCGGCCCGTTCGGTCTGCCCGTGGAGGTCTTCGGACCGGACGGAACCCGCGTGGTCCACGAGTTCGACGAACGCGGCAACCGCACGGCGGTCACCGACCAGGCCGGGTCCACCACCCGCCACACCTACGACCACGCCGGCCGGCTCACCTCGGTCACCGATGCCCTCGGCGCGACGACCCGCGTGATGTGCGACGCGGCCGGTCTGCCCCTGGAGGTGACCGCTCCCGACGGCGCGGTCACCCGCACGGAGCGGGACGCCCTCGGCAGGCCGGTCCGGGTCACCGACCCGATGGGCGCCGTCACCCGCCTGGAGTGGCACGCCGACGGGCAGCTCGCCCGGCGTACCGGACCCGACGACGCCACGGAGTCGTGGACGTACGACGGCGAGGGCAACCTGCTCGCCCACACCGACGCCTGCGGTGGCGTCTCACGCTTCGAGTACACCCACTTCGACCTTCCAGTCGCCCGGACCCGGCCCGACGGCGCCCGCTACACGTTCGAGCACGACACCGAGCTGCGCCTCACCCGCGTCACCGACCCACAAGGGCTGAACTGGACCTACACGTACGACGCGGCCGGCGACGTCGTCTCCGAGACCGACTTCGACGGCCGCACCCTCACCTACCGGGTGGACGCCGCGGGCCGGCTCGCCGCCCGTACCGACGCGCTCGGCGGGACCATCGCCTTCGAGCGCGACCAGCTGGGCCGGGTGGTCCGCAAGGACGTCGACGGCCGCGTGACCACCTACGTCCACGACCGGGCCGGGCGCCTGCTGGAGGCGGCCGGCCCGGACGGAGAGCTCCGCTACCAGTACGACCGGCGGGGGAAGGTCAAGACCGAGCTGGTGGACGGCCGTCCCGTCTCCTACTCCTACGACGCCCTGGGCCGCCGCAGGCAGCGCACCACGCCCACCGGCCATGTCACGTCCTACGCCTACGGTGACGACGGACGACTGGAGCACCTGGCGACCGGCGGCCACCGGGTGGGCTTCACCCACGACGCCGCCGGCCGGGAACTCGCCCGCGTCTTCGGCGACGCGATCACCGTGTCGTCCACCTGGGACGACGCCGGACGGCTCGCCGCGCAGCACATCACCGCCGGGGTCCGGGCCGTCAACAGCCGCGCCTACGCCTACCGCGCCGACGGCCACCTGATCTCCGTCGCGGACCGGAGGTCCGGCACGCGCACCTTCGACCTGGACCCGACGGGCCGGGTCACCGCCGTCCACGCCCGGGACTGGACGGAGCGCTACGCGTACGACGACGCCGGCAACCAGACCTCGGCGTCCTGGCCGTCCCGCCATCCCGGCAGCGAGGCCACCGGAGCGCGCTCCTACACCGGCACCCGCGTCACCCGCGCCGGAGACGTCCGCTTCGAGCACGACGCCCTCGGCCGGGTCGTCCTGCGGCAGAAGACCCGTCTCTCCCGCAAACCCGACACCTGGCGCTACACCTGGGACCCGGAGAACCGCCTCACCTCCGTCACCACACCCGACGGGACCCTGTGGCGGTACCGCTACGACCCGCTGGGCCGCCGCACCGCGAAGCAGCGCATGGCGTCCGACGGCGAGAGCGTCGTCGAGGAGACCCGGTTCACCTGGGACGGCCTCACCCTGTGCGAACAGACCAGCCACCGGCCGGACGTGCCGCACACGGTCGCCCTCACCTGGGACCACCGCGCCGGCACGCCCCTCGCCCAGACCGAGCGCATCCTCACCGCCGACGCCCGCCAGGAGGAGATCGACCGCCGGTTCTTCGCCATCGCCACCGACGTCGTCGGCACCCCCACCGAGCTGATCGACGAGTCCGGCGGCATCGCGTGGCGCAGCCGCAGCACGCTCTGGGGCACGACCGCCTGGGCCCGGGACAGCAGCGCCTACACCCCGCTGCGCTTCCCCGGCCAGTACTACGACCCCGAGACCGGCCTCCACTACAACTACTTCCGCCACTACGACCCCGAGACCGGGCGCTACACCTCCCCCGACCCCCTCGGACTCGCTCCGGCCCCCAACCCCTGCGCGTACGTGGACAATCCGCTCAGCGGATCCGACCCACTGGGCCTCATGCCCAAGTACACGAAGGAGGAGAAGGCCCAGAAGGCGAGGGACGACGCCCTCAAGGCGATGGACGACGTCATCGAGAGGGCCCAGGACGGCAAATTCAAGAAGGCCGGCAACTACCACGCGGACGACCACGGCTTCAGCGAGGAAATGGTCACGGAGATCCTGAAGAATCCGGACGCCGTGTACCACTCCACCGCGGGCAGCGGAAACCTGATCTTCCGTCAGGGCGACGACATCGTGGTGGTCCGGGCCGACCGCACCGGGGCCGGCAACGTCATCACGGCATACGGGTCGTCCGGCATCAAGGGTCCTTCCGGGGCCGAGGCGCTGGGCGGCCTGCCCAGCGATCCCGGCGGGCCGATCACACACGCGGACGTGGTGGAAGGCAGGATTCCGGCCAAGAACGGCTTCATGGCTCCCGCAGAGCAGGTCAGATGA
- a CDS encoding transposase, which translates to MFVGRLLATLVHLRHATTHDVLACWFGVDRSTITRAIGEMRPLLAERGCTITPGVRLRTLTEVVDHLGASGKTGIIDGTEIRVRRPAAGRKDREKFISGKSKQNAVKTMVVTDGDGRMLFCSPTEHGSCADITHARQLGLVRLLEGGPAAEILADAGYQGLGAQTGGRVVTPPHRKFKKNAPDWYEEMHERQRKAHSSRRIRVEHGIAHLKNWRALARHLGRREHISDTVQAASPPCCPTSRSRT; encoded by the coding sequence GTGTTCGTCGGCCGTCTCCTGGCCACGCTCGTACATCTCCGTCACGCCACCACGCACGACGTGCTGGCCTGCTGGTTCGGCGTCGACCGCTCCACCATCACCCGGGCCATCGGTGAGATGCGGCCTCTGCTCGCCGAGCGAGGCTGCACGATCACCCCCGGAGTGCGGCTCCGGACACTCACGGAGGTCGTCGACCATCTCGGCGCCAGCGGGAAGACCGGCATCATCGACGGCACCGAGATACGAGTCAGGCGCCCGGCCGCCGGACGCAAAGACCGGGAGAAGTTCATCTCCGGCAAGAGCAAGCAGAACGCGGTCAAGACCATGGTCGTCACGGATGGCGACGGCCGGATGCTGTTCTGCAGCCCGACTGAGCACGGCAGCTGCGCGGACATCACTCATGCCCGCCAGTTAGGGCTGGTCAGGCTCTTGGAGGGCGGCCCGGCAGCCGAGATTCTCGCGGATGCCGGCTACCAGGGCCTGGGAGCCCAGACCGGCGGGCGTGTGGTGACACCACCGCACCGCAAGTTCAAGAAGAACGCCCCCGACTGGTACGAGGAGATGCACGAGCGCCAGCGCAAAGCCCACTCCTCGCGGCGCATCCGCGTCGAGCACGGCATCGCGCACCTGAAGAACTGGCGGGCGCTGGCCCGCCACCTTGGCCGCCGAGAGCACATCAGCGACACCGTGCAAGCCGCGTCGCCGCCCTGTTGTCCCACCAGCAGATCGCGGACCTGA